One genomic region from uncultured Subdoligranulum sp. encodes:
- a CDS encoding ATP-dependent RecD-like DNA helicase, producing the protein MADTAQPLQKLEGVVEHRIYENADTGYAVFEVNVGDQDIVVAGNVGSVDNGMQITAYGHLVNHPHYGQQFRAESCEMQLPQDTTGLLSYLSSGVLPYIGPATAKKIVKAFGEDVLTVISETPQRLCEIKGITPEKAAAISNEFRRMYGVREVIAWFAQFGLSSQNAVTAYRAFGPHTIEALNQNPYLLCGEPLQLKFSDVDKIAAALHVELASRLRITAGILYVLRHNAGNGHTCLPRNKLLETTAKFLLVTPDDVERGLDELLQSEEVETRTFEDVEYAFLPDLLAAEEDIATRLGMLSTFPTQPPRNLESNIRALEIVQGFAYAPLQREAIRMALSNRVMVLTGGPGTGKTTTVNAILSLYEGECDRVALCAPTGRAAKRLSELTHHTASTIHRLLEVDYSSGAVRFIHNKKNLLKYDVIILDEMSMVDVKLFQSLLAAARDHCRIIMVGDADQLPSVGPGNILGEILSAGVVPTVRLTEIFRQAQKSLIVQNAHRIVQGELPRKGEAKDDFFIMEKNGQACQKLICDLVAERLPRAYGFDPIRDIQVLCPAKKGVTGSVELNRCLQEVLNPPSAKKPQLGGEKGAKILRLGDKVMQIKNDYDITFERAGAEAGVGAYNGDLGIITEVDTEARSVTVMMDDRKYVYSADQLSELEPAYAVTIHKSQGSEFPAIIVPVSDVPPRLRYRNLLYTGVTRARKLCILTGSHWIVEQMVRNVRQNLRYSCLRYLLKDAVTPTAEKQ; encoded by the coding sequence ATGGCAGATACCGCGCAGCCGCTGCAAAAGCTGGAGGGCGTCGTGGAACACAGAATCTACGAAAATGCCGATACCGGGTACGCAGTCTTTGAAGTCAATGTGGGCGATCAGGACATTGTGGTGGCCGGCAATGTGGGCAGTGTGGACAACGGCATGCAGATCACGGCCTATGGGCATCTGGTCAACCATCCCCATTACGGGCAGCAGTTCCGGGCAGAATCCTGTGAAATGCAGCTGCCGCAGGATACAACGGGGCTGCTCAGCTATCTGTCCAGCGGCGTTTTGCCCTACATCGGTCCCGCTACCGCCAAGAAGATCGTCAAAGCCTTCGGGGAGGATGTGCTGACGGTGATCTCCGAGACACCGCAGCGGCTTTGCGAGATCAAGGGCATCACCCCGGAAAAGGCGGCGGCCATCTCCAACGAATTCCGTCGGATGTACGGTGTGCGGGAAGTGATCGCCTGGTTTGCCCAGTTCGGGCTGTCCTCCCAGAATGCGGTGACGGCCTATCGTGCGTTTGGCCCGCATACCATCGAGGCGCTCAACCAGAATCCCTACTTGCTGTGCGGGGAACCGCTGCAGCTGAAATTTTCGGACGTGGATAAAATTGCCGCGGCCCTGCATGTGGAACTGGCCAGCCGGCTTCGGATTACCGCCGGTATCCTCTATGTGCTGCGCCACAACGCGGGAAACGGGCATACCTGCCTGCCCCGCAACAAGCTGTTGGAAACTACGGCCAAATTCCTGCTGGTCACCCCGGACGATGTGGAGCGTGGCCTGGATGAGCTGTTGCAGTCCGAAGAGGTGGAAACACGCACTTTTGAGGATGTGGAGTATGCGTTCCTGCCGGATTTGCTGGCCGCGGAGGAGGATATTGCCACGCGGCTGGGGATGCTTTCCACCTTTCCGACACAGCCGCCCAGAAACCTGGAGAGCAATATCCGGGCGCTGGAAATTGTCCAGGGGTTTGCCTATGCGCCGCTGCAGCGGGAAGCCATACGGATGGCGCTGTCCAACCGTGTGATGGTCCTTACCGGCGGCCCCGGTACCGGCAAGACCACCACCGTCAATGCCATTCTGAGCCTCTATGAGGGGGAATGTGACCGGGTGGCACTCTGTGCACCCACCGGCCGTGCGGCCAAGCGTCTCAGCGAATTGACCCACCATACAGCCTCCACCATTCACCGCCTTCTGGAGGTGGATTACAGCAGCGGTGCCGTCCGCTTCATTCACAACAAGAAAAATCTTTTGAAATACGATGTCATCATTCTCGACGAGATGAGTATGGTGGATGTCAAGTTGTTTCAGTCGCTGCTGGCCGCGGCGCGGGATCATTGCCGCATCATCATGGTGGGCGATGCCGACCAGCTGCCCAGCGTGGGCCCCGGCAACATTCTGGGAGAGATCCTTTCTGCCGGCGTGGTGCCCACGGTGCGGCTGACTGAAATTTTCCGCCAGGCACAGAAAAGCCTGATCGTACAGAACGCCCACCGCATTGTGCAGGGGGAACTGCCGCGAAAGGGCGAAGCCAAGGATGACTTTTTCATTATGGAAAAGAACGGCCAGGCCTGCCAGAAACTGATCTGCGATCTGGTGGCAGAACGTCTGCCCAGGGCATACGGGTTTGATCCGATCCGGGATATCCAGGTGCTCTGCCCGGCCAAAAAAGGCGTTACCGGCAGTGTGGAACTCAACCGCTGCCTTCAGGAAGTTCTGAACCCCCCTTCTGCGAAAAAACCGCAGCTGGGCGGCGAAAAGGGCGCAAAGATCCTGCGTCTTGGCGATAAGGTCATGCAGATCAAAAACGATTACGATATCACGTTTGAGCGCGCCGGTGCCGAGGCAGGCGTCGGCGCGTACAACGGAGACCTGGGGATCATCACCGAGGTGGATACCGAGGCCCGCTCGGTCACCGTCATGATGGATGACCGGAAGTATGTGTATTCGGCCGATCAGCTGAGTGAACTGGAGCCGGCCTATGCCGTGACGATCCACAAGAGCCAGGGCTCCGAGTTCCCGGCCATCATTGTGCCGGTGTCCGACGTGCCGCCGCGGCTGCGGTACCGCAATCTGCTGTATACCGGAGTTACACGTGCCAGAAAGCTGTGCATCCTCACCGGCAGTCACTGGATTGTGGAACAGATGGTGCGCAATGTGCGCCAGAATCTGCGGTACAGCTGTCTGCGGTATCTGCTGAAGGATGCTGTGACGCCCACAGCGGAAAAACAATGA
- a CDS encoding phosphoribosyltransferase family protein — MRALDWRCAAEQAAAWLYPRRCPFCNELLGADAVQGTFCPACKAEEERLSHRPPRLPATEHHFYALQSALAAYYYSGTVREAILLCKRGFHPWYARELADRMAVRIWGATPASCPGRRPQNELFRDMPLYHCIVPVPPHQPQPGLPGLPLLLARRLGILWGIPVETPLYTVRGTAAQKGLSRTDRMENARKAYACRKSADLSGKRVLLVDDIITTGATVSACALALLKAGAVDVTAAAIAADEELPKEKRTSTEK; from the coding sequence ATGAGGGCGCTGGACTGGCGCTGCGCGGCGGAACAGGCTGCGGCCTGGCTGTACCCGCGGCGTTGCCCCTTTTGCAATGAACTGCTGGGTGCCGATGCTGTGCAGGGAACGTTCTGTCCCGCCTGCAAGGCGGAAGAAGAGCGCCTTTCCCACCGTCCGCCGCGCCTGCCCGCCACGGAACACCACTTTTATGCACTGCAAAGCGCCCTGGCGGCTTACTATTACAGCGGCACCGTGCGGGAGGCCATTCTTTTGTGCAAGCGGGGATTTCATCCCTGGTATGCAAGGGAGCTGGCAGACCGCATGGCGGTGCGGATCTGGGGCGCCACGCCGGCATCCTGCCCGGGGCGGCGGCCGCAGAATGAGCTGTTCCGGGATATGCCGCTCTACCACTGCATTGTGCCGGTGCCGCCCCATCAGCCGCAGCCCGGCCTGCCGGGACTGCCGTTGCTGCTGGCACGGCGGTTGGGTATACTATGGGGGATCCCGGTGGAAACACCGCTCTATACCGTGCGGGGCACGGCGGCGCAGAAGGGGCTTAGCCGCACGGATCGCATGGAAAATGCCAGAAAAGCCTACGCCTGCCGGAAAAGTGCAGACCTGAGCGGAAAGCGGGTGCTGCTGGTGGACGACATCATCACCACCGGGGCCACGGTCTCGGCATGTGCACTGGCTCTGCTCAAAGCAGGTGCTGTGGATGTGACGGCGGCTGCCATTGCCGCGGATGAAGAATTGCCGAAAGAAAAACGAACCTCTACGGAGAAATGA
- a CDS encoding rod shape-determining protein, whose amino-acid sequence MKQQDIGIDLGTTSIIIATEQQGVVFTQPTIGAVDTRSNTILAVGDEALRMVGRAPAHIDLIRPLRDGVIQDHRMTNELIVRFVNEVCRSRFFKPRIAVCVPAAITGVEADAVVESVMAAGARQVFLVDEPVAAALGAGLQIRQPHGCMVVDIGGGSTDIAVISMGGRVRAASIPVAGNAFDRCIAQFVQEKYQIAIGPLTAEALKKQVACCTKSEFEGVMEVRGHSWETNLPARRLIYTHDLYEPVQELATRIVAAARAVLESTPPELAADVSSTGVLLTGGGSLLRGLASYLAGELHVDVAIAPDPINCVARGTAISLSEGKYLTAGFRDATPKAWKKTLQNIRDPFAAD is encoded by the coding sequence ATGAAGCAACAGGATATCGGCATTGATCTGGGCACGACCTCGATCATTATAGCAACCGAACAACAGGGTGTGGTGTTTACCCAGCCCACCATTGGGGCTGTGGATACCCGCAGCAACACCATCCTGGCGGTGGGGGACGAAGCCCTGCGGATGGTGGGGCGGGCCCCTGCGCATATTGATCTGATCCGTCCGCTGCGTGACGGTGTGATTCAGGACCACCGGATGACCAACGAACTGATCGTGCGGTTCGTGAATGAAGTCTGCCGCTCCCGTTTTTTCAAACCGCGGATCGCAGTCTGCGTGCCGGCGGCCATCACCGGCGTGGAAGCGGATGCCGTGGTGGAGTCGGTCATGGCTGCCGGCGCGCGGCAGGTCTTCCTGGTGGATGAGCCGGTCGCTGCCGCGCTGGGCGCCGGCCTGCAGATCCGGCAGCCCCACGGCTGTATGGTGGTGGATATCGGCGGCGGTTCCACCGACATTGCGGTCATCAGTATGGGCGGACGGGTGCGCGCTGCCAGCATTCCGGTGGCGGGCAATGCCTTTGACCGCTGCATTGCCCAGTTTGTCCAGGAAAAGTATCAGATTGCCATCGGCCCGCTGACGGCGGAGGCCCTGAAAAAACAGGTGGCCTGCTGTACCAAGAGCGAATTCGAGGGTGTCATGGAAGTACGCGGCCATTCCTGGGAGACCAATCTCCCGGCACGGCGTCTGATCTATACCCATGATCTCTACGAACCGGTTCAGGAGCTGGCCACGCGGATCGTGGCCGCCGCCCGGGCGGTGTTGGAAAGCACCCCGCCGGAACTGGCGGCAGATGTGTCCTCCACGGGCGTGCTGCTCACCGGCGGCGGTTCTCTGCTGCGCGGACTGGCCAGTTACCTGGCCGGGGAACTGCATGTGGATGTGGCCATTGCTCCCGATCCCATCAACTGCGTGGCACGGGGAACTGCCATCAGCCTCAGCGAAGGAAAATACCTGACAGCCGGTTTCCGGGATGCTACCCCCAAAGCGTGGAAAAAGACGCTGCAGAATATCCGCGACCCCTTTGCGGCCGACTGA
- a CDS encoding UvrD-helicase domain-containing protein, with protein MPELTQEYIALRDQYIESKFTRLNPVQRQAVFTTEGPLLILAGAGSGKTTVLVNRIANIIRFGCAHGSKELARTVTEQDLEELRKAVQSGRDLPRETAYLAVRPARPWNVLAITFTNKAAGELKERLRAMLGETMGGDVNASTFHSACVRILRRDAERIGFPKSFTIYDTDDQQRVLKQIYKDKMIDDKFLPIKSAVAQISSYKDKLMSAEDVAAETPRDTKAALISQIYTAYAGRLKTAGAMDFDDLIFHTVRLLQTDTEAREYYQNKFRYVVVDEYQDTSVAQFHLVRLLAGGTNNVCVVGDDDQSIYKFRGATIENILNFEQVFTGAKTIRLEQNYRSTSNILNAANSVIKNNTGRKGKTLWTENGEGDKVHHYTASSEQDEASHIADVIGEHLREGAHLRDHAVLYRMNAQSNPIETYFARAGIPYRIVGGQRFFDRKEVKDINSYLAVIVNPRDDVRLRRIINEPARKIGASTVDKVGELAARKGVPMLQVIADARQYPELMRAAAALEKFYEMYRELCDLSVTMPLDEFAGEVIKKTGYEAMLKAQKEEGETRLENLGQLVSSVKTYADQNGEDATLSGFLEEVALISDLDSYDEDADSVTMMTIHSAKGLEFPYVFVVGMEDGIFPGDMARYNEEDMEEERRLCYVAITRAKKELYLSTSRSRLIFGQTRRNPPSCFLSEIDPGLMEETQSPELAYSAGGFGAGYGTYSNHVPGGRSGYSGASRGYLNSEYNARPRGGFGAGYSSGFASGGHESPHYNGGRHTVQTAGFGAGYGSNHHSGAPATPAGAGTSTLAGMQKTAPKKQAVQYAAGDLVEHRVFGRGKVLKATPIAGDCIVEIQFDRVGVKKTMANYAPLKKIGGDE; from the coding sequence ATGCCTGAGCTTACCCAGGAGTATATCGCCCTGCGCGACCAGTATATTGAAAGCAAATTCACCCGCCTGAACCCGGTTCAGCGGCAGGCCGTCTTCACCACCGAAGGCCCGCTGCTGATTCTGGCCGGCGCCGGTTCCGGCAAGACCACGGTGCTGGTCAACCGGATCGCCAACATCATCCGTTTCGGCTGCGCACACGGCAGCAAGGAGCTGGCCCGTACCGTGACCGAACAGGATCTGGAAGAACTGCGGAAGGCCGTCCAGTCGGGACGGGACCTTCCCCGGGAGACTGCCTATCTGGCGGTGCGTCCGGCGCGCCCCTGGAATGTGCTGGCCATCACCTTCACCAACAAGGCGGCGGGGGAACTGAAAGAACGACTGCGCGCCATGCTGGGCGAGACGATGGGCGGTGACGTGAACGCATCCACCTTCCATTCAGCCTGCGTGCGGATCCTGCGCCGGGATGCCGAGCGCATCGGCTTCCCCAAGAGTTTTACCATCTATGACACGGATGATCAGCAGCGCGTCCTGAAGCAGATCTACAAGGACAAGATGATTGATGACAAGTTCCTGCCCATCAAGTCGGCGGTGGCACAGATCAGTTCCTACAAGGATAAGCTGATGTCGGCGGAGGATGTGGCGGCGGAAACGCCCCGGGACACCAAGGCGGCACTGATCTCCCAGATTTATACGGCCTACGCGGGCCGCCTGAAAACCGCAGGGGCCATGGATTTTGACGATCTGATCTTCCATACCGTGCGCCTGCTTCAGACGGACACCGAGGCCCGGGAGTACTACCAGAACAAATTCCGCTACGTTGTGGTGGACGAGTACCAGGATACCAGCGTGGCGCAGTTCCATCTGGTGCGTCTGCTGGCGGGCGGTACCAACAATGTCTGTGTGGTGGGCGACGATGACCAGTCCATCTACAAGTTCCGCGGCGCCACTATTGAAAACATCCTGAACTTCGAACAGGTTTTCACCGGCGCCAAGACCATCCGCCTGGAGCAGAACTACCGCTCCACCTCCAATATCCTCAATGCGGCCAACAGTGTGATCAAGAACAACACCGGCCGCAAGGGCAAAACGTTGTGGACGGAAAACGGAGAAGGGGACAAGGTCCATCATTATACGGCGTCCAGCGAACAGGATGAAGCCAGCCATATTGCCGATGTCATCGGCGAACATCTGCGGGAAGGTGCCCACCTGCGGGATCATGCGGTACTCTACCGTATGAATGCCCAGTCCAACCCCATTGAAACCTATTTCGCCCGGGCGGGTATTCCGTACCGCATTGTGGGCGGTCAGCGCTTCTTTGACCGCAAGGAAGTCAAGGATATCAACTCCTACCTGGCGGTGATCGTCAACCCGCGGGATGACGTGCGTCTGCGCCGTATCATCAACGAACCGGCGCGCAAGATCGGTGCCTCCACGGTGGACAAGGTGGGGGAACTGGCTGCCCGGAAGGGCGTGCCCATGCTGCAGGTCATCGCCGACGCGCGGCAGTATCCGGAACTGATGCGGGCAGCGGCCGCCCTGGAAAAATTCTATGAAATGTACCGGGAACTGTGCGATCTCTCGGTGACGATGCCCCTGGATGAATTCGCCGGGGAAGTCATCAAAAAGACCGGCTATGAAGCCATGCTGAAGGCACAGAAGGAGGAGGGCGAGACCCGACTGGAAAACCTGGGCCAGCTGGTCAGCTCGGTCAAGACCTACGCTGACCAGAACGGGGAGGACGCCACTCTTTCGGGGTTCCTGGAGGAAGTGGCCCTGATCTCCGATCTGGACAGCTACGACGAGGATGCCGACAGCGTGACGATGATGACCATCCATTCCGCCAAAGGTCTGGAATTTCCCTATGTGTTTGTGGTGGGCATGGAGGACGGAATCTTCCCCGGAGACATGGCCCGCTACAACGAGGAGGATATGGAGGAAGAGCGCCGTCTGTGCTATGTGGCCATTACGCGCGCCAAGAAAGAACTGTATCTTTCTACCTCCCGCAGCCGGCTGATTTTCGGTCAGACCCGCCGTAATCCGCCTTCCTGCTTCCTCAGCGAAATCGATCCGGGGCTTATGGAGGAAACCCAGAGCCCGGAACTTGCCTATTCGGCGGGGGGCTTCGGCGCCGGATACGGCACCTACAGCAATCATGTCCCCGGCGGGCGCAGCGGCTATTCCGGTGCCTCCCGAGGCTATCTGAACAGCGAGTATAACGCGCGTCCCCGCGGCGGCTTTGGCGCCGGTTACAGCAGTGGGTTTGCCAGCGGCGGACATGAAAGCCCCCACTACAATGGTGGCCGCCATACGGTACAGACGGCAGGCTTCGGCGCCGGATACGGCAGCAACCATCACAGCGGTGCACCGGCCACCCCGGCGGGTGCGGGTACCTCAACGCTGGCCGGCATGCAGAAGACTGCCCCCAAAAAGCAGGCGGTCCAGTATGCAGCGGGGGATCTTGTGGAGCATCGCGTGTTCGGACGCGGCAAGGTGCTCAAGGCAACGCCCATTGCGGGAGACTGCATCGTGGAGATTCAGTTTGACCGCGTGGGCGTGAAGAAGACGATGGCCAACTATGCGCCGCTGAAGAAAATCGGCGGGGATGAATGA
- the thyX gene encoding FAD-dependent thymidylate synthase: protein MVVQLIAHTNDPEKTVAAAAKLCYSDAHIETLLDGLTPDKTAAFLQKLTDLGHASPIEHASFTFGIEGVSRTFLAQVTRHRIASFSVQSQRYVRLEDFRYVIPPEIEAIPEAKAQFIDAMNADAQKYLELVRSLEDAHTRRLMAQGMEEKAARAKASKQANEDARFVLPNACETKMVMTMNCRSLQNFFNLRCCNRAQWEIRAVADEMLRLVLPLAPHIFATAGPRCLTGPCPEGRMCCGQQAEVREKYEKLKQEAVCHG, encoded by the coding sequence ATGGTGGTTCAACTGATTGCCCATACCAACGACCCTGAAAAGACGGTGGCGGCGGCTGCCAAGCTTTGCTATTCGGATGCCCATATCGAAACACTGCTGGACGGCCTGACGCCGGACAAGACGGCAGCCTTCTTACAGAAGTTGACCGACCTGGGACATGCCAGTCCCATTGAACATGCCAGCTTTACCTTCGGCATCGAGGGGGTCTCCCGCACGTTCCTTGCGCAGGTGACCCGGCACCGTATCGCCAGCTTCAGCGTGCAGAGCCAGCGCTATGTGCGGCTGGAGGATTTCCGCTATGTCATTCCGCCGGAAATTGAGGCGATTCCCGAGGCCAAGGCGCAGTTCATCGATGCCATGAACGCCGACGCCCAAAAGTATCTGGAGCTGGTGCGGTCTCTGGAAGATGCCCACACCCGGCGTCTTATGGCACAGGGCATGGAGGAGAAGGCAGCCCGGGCCAAGGCCTCCAAGCAGGCCAATGAGGACGCACGGTTTGTGCTGCCCAACGCCTGCGAGACCAAGATGGTCATGACGATGAACTGCCGCAGTCTGCAGAATTTCTTCAATCTGCGCTGCTGCAACCGTGCCCAGTGGGAGATCCGGGCGGTGGCCGACGAGATGCTGCGCCTGGTGTTGCCTCTGGCCCCGCATATCTTTGCGACGGCGGGTCCGCGCTGCCTGACGGGTCCCTGCCCGGAAGGCCGTATGTGCTGCGGCCAGCAGGCAGAGGTGCGGGAAAAATACGAGAAACTGAAGCAGGAGGCGGTCTGCCATGGGTAA
- a CDS encoding thymidylate kinase: protein MGKLIIFEGLDGSGKGTQTKLTARKLRDRGIDLRQITFPNYESDSSALVKMYLSGQFGDKPDDVNAYAASSFYAVDRFASYKTDWGEFYRSGGLVLSDRYTTSNAVHQCAKLPPMHWDGFLNWLFDFEYKKIGIPVPDAVVYLAVDPEVSQKLMDERYHGDESKKDIQEKDREYIARSRAVAEYCAKRFGWTRIECSTGKEGKDIRSVEDINAEILAKIQPIL from the coding sequence ATGGGTAAGCTCATTATTTTTGAGGGATTGGACGGATCCGGCAAAGGCACACAGACAAAACTGACTGCCCGGAAACTCCGGGACCGGGGCATCGATCTGCGCCAGATCACCTTTCCCAACTATGAAAGTGATTCCTCGGCACTGGTCAAGATGTATCTCTCGGGCCAGTTCGGGGACAAGCCCGATGATGTGAACGCCTATGCGGCGTCCAGTTTCTATGCAGTGGATCGTTTTGCCAGTTATAAGACCGACTGGGGTGAGTTCTATCGCTCCGGCGGGCTGGTGCTCTCGGACCGGTACACCACCTCCAATGCGGTCCATCAGTGCGCCAAATTGCCGCCGATGCACTGGGACGGATTCCTCAACTGGCTGTTCGATTTTGAGTATAAAAAAATCGGGATCCCGGTGCCGGATGCTGTGGTGTATCTGGCGGTGGATCCGGAAGTGTCCCAGAAACTGATGGATGAACGCTATCACGGGGACGAGAGCAAAAAAGATATCCAGGAAAAGGACCGGGAATATATTGCCCGCAGCCGGGCGGTAGCGGAGTACTGTGCTAAACGATTCGGATGGACCCGTATCGAATGCTCCACCGGGAAAGAGGGCAAGGACATCCGTTCGGTGGAGGATATCAACGCCGAGATACTTGCGAAAATCCAGCCGATCCTGTAA
- the mltG gene encoding endolytic transglycosylase MltG: MRINRNDHNSAGAAPQNQPTPAPEAKQEAAASLEREPVKEKKRAPAKAKKHKAKPEPDAEEGKEKTRRRFPFGCLIVLIFLALVAFGGYKVMQFYGEIDGSTELGTEQTVTIEQGSSVGTIASQLKEAGIIHYDWLFKEYVKYSGKAGGIQYGDFALRPGMDYNTIIQTISQEVRRPTTNITIPEGTTAVGVAQIFVNAGLVDSVDTFLNCANGTDGSDFSQYSFWTQIPDNGRLMKCEGYLFPDTYNVYADEDVYYYVDTLYSEFSAKTEGLMDTINEKGTTLDDVVKLASFIQEEAGVESEDAKVSACFHNRLESSDPLWAEHKLESNACSYITQDVENNYLWNSPTAEYYGWPEMGSIPEEVLNLYDTYRISGLPAGPISCPGYAAIDAALNPDQQYIDEGYFFFVTGHPDTDVAGQYFYAKTAEEHQANVEKAGWAY, translated from the coding sequence ATGAGGATCAATCGCAATGACCATAATTCTGCCGGAGCCGCACCGCAGAACCAGCCGACGCCGGCTCCGGAAGCAAAACAGGAAGCGGCGGCTTCGCTGGAACGCGAGCCCGTCAAGGAGAAGAAACGTGCACCCGCCAAGGCAAAAAAGCATAAGGCAAAACCGGAACCTGACGCCGAGGAGGGGAAAGAAAAGACCAGGCGGCGTTTCCCGTTTGGCTGTCTGATTGTGCTGATTTTCCTGGCACTGGTGGCGTTCGGCGGCTACAAGGTGATGCAGTTCTACGGCGAGATCGATGGCAGCACCGAACTGGGCACCGAGCAGACCGTTACCATCGAGCAGGGATCCTCGGTGGGCACCATCGCCAGCCAGCTGAAAGAGGCCGGCATCATTCACTATGACTGGCTGTTCAAGGAGTATGTGAAGTACAGCGGCAAAGCGGGCGGCATCCAGTATGGCGACTTTGCGCTGCGTCCGGGCATGGATTACAACACCATCATCCAGACCATCTCCCAGGAGGTCCGCCGTCCCACCACCAACATCACCATCCCCGAGGGCACCACCGCGGTGGGCGTGGCACAGATCTTTGTGAATGCGGGCCTGGTGGACAGTGTGGATACCTTTCTGAACTGCGCCAACGGCACCGACGGTTCGGATTTCAGCCAGTACAGCTTCTGGACGCAGATCCCGGACAACGGACGGCTGATGAAGTGCGAGGGCTATCTTTTCCCTGACACCTACAATGTCTATGCTGACGAGGATGTCTACTACTATGTGGACACGCTTTACAGCGAGTTCTCGGCCAAGACCGAAGGGCTGATGGATACCATCAACGAAAAAGGCACGACGTTGGATGATGTGGTCAAACTGGCCAGTTTCATCCAGGAGGAAGCCGGTGTGGAGTCGGAAGATGCCAAGGTCAGTGCCTGCTTCCACAACCGTCTGGAATCCAGCGACCCGCTGTGGGCGGAACATAAACTGGAATCTAATGCCTGCAGTTATATCACCCAGGATGTGGAGAATAACTACCTTTGGAACTCGCCCACGGCAGAATACTATGGCTGGCCGGAGATGGGCTCTATTCCCGAAGAAGTGCTGAATCTGTACGACACCTATCGGATCAGCGGTCTGCCGGCAGGTCCCATTTCCTGCCCGGGGTACGCGGCCATCGATGCGGCTCTGAACCCGGACCAGCAATATATCGATGAGGGATACTTCTTCTTTGTCACCGGTCATCCCGATACCGATGTGGCGGGACAGTATTTCTACGCCAAGACGGCGGAAGAGCACCAGGCCAACGTGGAAAAAGCGGGCTGGGCTTACTGA
- a CDS encoding U32 family peptidase — translation MLQQPELLAPAGSLETLKYAVLYGADAVYCALPEFGMRAAPVNLTVDELREGCIFAHARGKKVYLTLNTLPTNEELKKLPQYIQDAAEAGVDAFIIADLGVLALAKKYAPWVERHVSTQAGITNYEAARVCYELGAKRVVLARELPLTEIAQIRDNCPPDLELEAFVHGAMCMSVSGRCLLSSYMTGRSGNRGECAQPCRWKYALVEEHRPGQYMEIGESENGSYILNANDLCTAPFLDLICKAGVDSLKIEGRAKTFYYVASVTSAYRRALDLYLKDPYSDAYELPEDVIEELNRTSHRHYSPGFYFGKEQALQTPSHTYVREWDFIGTVDSWEDGVAHCTQRGKFVQGDSLEILQPDGSVVALTPEWIENEAGERVDATPHPMMHYTIPCKTPLMPYSLLRMHKKEETA, via the coding sequence ATGCTGCAACAGCCGGAACTGCTGGCCCCTGCGGGCAGCCTGGAAACTTTGAAATATGCCGTCTTGTATGGCGCGGATGCCGTTTACTGTGCCCTGCCGGAATTCGGCATGCGGGCAGCGCCCGTCAACCTCACGGTGGATGAACTGCGGGAAGGATGTATCTTTGCCCATGCGCGGGGCAAGAAGGTGTACCTGACACTGAACACGCTGCCCACCAATGAGGAACTGAAAAAGCTGCCGCAGTATATTCAGGATGCCGCCGAAGCCGGTGTGGATGCGTTCATCATTGCCGACCTGGGGGTGCTGGCGCTGGCCAAGAAATATGCACCCTGGGTGGAACGCCATGTGTCCACACAGGCGGGCATTACCAACTACGAGGCGGCCAGGGTCTGCTATGAACTGGGAGCCAAGCGTGTGGTGCTGGCCCGGGAACTGCCGCTGACCGAAATCGCACAGATCCGGGACAACTGCCCGCCGGACCTGGAACTGGAAGCTTTTGTGCATGGTGCCATGTGTATGAGCGTGTCGGGCCGCTGCCTGCTGTCCAGTTATATGACGGGCCGCAGCGGCAACCGCGGCGAATGTGCACAGCCATGCCGCTGGAAGTATGCGCTGGTGGAGGAACATCGTCCCGGCCAGTATATGGAAATCGGCGAAAGCGAAAACGGCAGCTACATTCTCAACGCCAATGACCTGTGCACGGCACCGTTCCTTGATCTGATCTGCAAGGCCGGTGTGGATTCCCTCAAGATCGAGGGGCGCGCCAAGACCTTTTACTATGTGGCATCGGTCACCAGTGCCTACCGCCGCGCTCTGGATCTGTACCTGAAGGACCCTTACAGCGACGCCTACGAACTGCCGGAGGATGTCATCGAGGAACTGAACCGGACCAGCCACCGTCACTACTCGCCGGGGTTCTATTTCGGCAAGGAACAGGCACTGCAGACGCCCAGCCATACCTATGTGCGGGAATGGGATTTCATCGGCACCGTGGATTCCTGGGAAGACGGTGTGGCGCACTGCACCCAGCGCGGAAAATTTGTACAGGGAGATTCGCTGGAAATTCTGCAGCCGGACGGCAGTGTGGTTGCCCTGACACCGGAATGGATTGAGAACGAGGCCGGAGAACGTGTGGATGCAACACCCCATCCCATGATGCACTACACGATCCCCTGCAAGACGCCTCTGATGCCCTACAGCTTGCTGCGCATGCACAAGAAGGAAGAAACCGCATAA